In the genome of Xanthobacteraceae bacterium, one region contains:
- the plsY gene encoding glycerol-3-phosphate 1-O-acyltransferase PlsY encodes MNSTTVLIVDFLLGYVLGSIPFGLLLTKYAGLGDVRKIGSGNIGATNVLRTGNKALAAATLLCDMLKGTVAVLIAARFVGHEWPLTTGLGSVLAGIGAIIGHMYPVWLGFKGGKGVATFLGVLLGIAWQAALGAALVWLAVAFASRYSSLAALVATAASPVILYFLGYPPVAALFLVMAVFVWWKHSENISRLLAGNESKIGSKKKT; translated from the coding sequence ATGAACTCCACCACAGTCCTGATCGTCGACTTCCTGCTCGGCTATGTGCTCGGCTCGATCCCGTTCGGATTGTTGCTGACGAAATACGCCGGTCTCGGCGACGTGCGCAAAATCGGCTCCGGCAACATCGGCGCAACCAACGTGCTGCGCACCGGCAACAAGGCGCTCGCCGCGGCAACGCTTCTCTGCGACATGCTGAAGGGCACCGTGGCCGTGCTGATCGCGGCACGTTTCGTAGGCCACGAATGGCCGCTGACCACCGGCCTCGGTTCGGTGCTGGCCGGTATTGGCGCCATCATCGGCCACATGTACCCGGTGTGGCTCGGCTTCAAGGGCGGTAAAGGCGTTGCCACCTTTCTCGGCGTCCTGCTCGGCATCGCGTGGCAAGCGGCACTCGGCGCGGCGCTGGTCTGGCTCGCGGTCGCCTTCGCGTCGCGCTATTCCTCACTCGCCGCGCTGGTTGCCACCGCGGCCAGCCCGGTCATCCTGTATTTTCTCGGCTACCCGCCGGTTGCGGCGCTTTTTCTCGTGATGGCGGTATTCGTATGGTGGAAGCACAGCGAAAACATTTCGCGTCTGCTCGCGGGTAACGAGTCCAAAATCGGATCGAAGAAGAAGACCTGA
- a CDS encoding AEC family transporter, protein MIAVANALIPVFLLVVLGIFLKRTLLKSENAWDSLEDLTYYVLFPALLFVATATADLSKVPIWGICAALVSAIVTVALLLLLSRKPLQRAFGWSGPAYTSVFQGAVRWNTYIAVAVASSLLGEQGLALAAVALASMIPLINVISVVVLARYASHQPANLRVTLFHLVRNPFIWACALGVLVNVSGVPLPKVLVNFSNILGQASLALGLLIVGAGLELRKAVKIDSAVIVATIGKLILLPMLAILTGWLSGVSGPALVVVAIASSVPSAPNGYMLARQMGGDAPLLARILTAQIVFALFSIPAALAAAAYLAP, encoded by the coding sequence ATGATTGCGGTCGCGAACGCCTTGATCCCGGTTTTCCTGCTGGTCGTGCTCGGCATCTTTCTCAAGCGCACGCTGCTGAAAAGCGAGAACGCGTGGGACTCGCTCGAAGACCTCACCTATTACGTCCTGTTTCCTGCGCTGTTGTTCGTCGCCACCGCAACGGCTGATCTTTCCAAGGTGCCGATCTGGGGAATTTGCGCGGCGCTGGTGAGCGCGATCGTGACCGTCGCGCTCCTGCTCCTGCTCTCTCGCAAGCCGTTGCAGCGTGCATTCGGCTGGAGCGGCCCCGCTTATACTTCGGTGTTTCAGGGCGCGGTGCGCTGGAACACGTACATCGCGGTAGCGGTCGCTTCTTCTTTGCTCGGCGAACAGGGTCTCGCGCTGGCCGCCGTCGCGCTGGCGAGCATGATCCCGCTGATCAATGTGATTTCGGTCGTGGTGCTCGCGCGGTACGCCTCGCATCAGCCGGCGAACCTGCGCGTCACGCTTTTTCACCTCGTGCGCAACCCGTTCATCTGGGCCTGCGCTCTTGGCGTGCTCGTCAACGTAAGCGGCGTGCCGCTTCCCAAAGTGCTGGTCAATTTCAGCAACATTCTTGGTCAGGCTTCGCTTGCGCTCGGCCTGCTGATCGTCGGCGCGGGGCTGGAACTGCGGAAGGCAGTGAAGATCGATTCCGCCGTGATTGTCGCAACGATCGGAAAATTGATCCTGCTTCCCATGTTAGCAATCCTGACTGGTTGGCTCTCAGGCGTCAGCGGCCCCGCCCTCGTGGTTGTCGCCATCGCATCGAGCGTGCCTTCCGCGCCGAACGGTTACATGCTGGCGCGGCAGATGGGCGGCGACGCACCGCTGCTCGCACGCATTCTCACCGCGCAGATCGTGTTTGCGTTGTTCTCGATCCCGGCGGCGCTGGCGGCGGCGGCCTATCTGGCGCCCTGA
- a CDS encoding acyl-CoA dehydrogenase family protein, whose protein sequence is MSVTSPFATHEVFNQSPPVGDIDLYSSDGALTGAVAAFGAEKSGTSLREFGTRWGRMEMTELARLANEYTPKLRTHDRQGRRADVVEFHPAYHRFMEESIKAGVHASVWEEDGTLVPGEHVARSTRHYLASEVEQGHLCPITMTHAATGALGAEPKLLREWLPRIRSREYDPRFLPPGEKRGVTFGMGMTEKQGGTDVRQNTTQAISDGDSYRIVGHKWFFSAPMCDAFLVLAQAKGGLTCFLVPRHKPDGTPNALRLMRLKEKLGNRSNASSEVEFESAYALRCGPEGDGVKTIIGMVQLTRLDCVTGSLGIMQGALRYAVHHTRHRTVFQKKLIQQPLMRNVLGDLALEREGALALALRLASAFDKSARDANEAAYARLITPVAKMWVCKATPGFVYEAMECLGGNGYVEEAPLARFYRESPLNAIWEGSGNVMALDLLRGVAREPEAAMRVLAGLAEAAHGLPHAAQAVAAIEEGLRSPDREGLARRTGETLAILAAAAALAQSAPQNIAEAFAERRLGGLAMRSFGNAMPGKSVEHLLERVFSEAA, encoded by the coding sequence ATGTCCGTAACGTCACCTTTTGCCACGCATGAAGTGTTCAACCAGTCGCCCCCGGTTGGCGACATCGACCTTTATTCGAGTGACGGCGCGCTGACCGGGGCGGTCGCCGCGTTCGGTGCGGAAAAATCGGGCACTTCGCTACGCGAGTTTGGTACCCGCTGGGGCCGGATGGAAATGACCGAACTGGCGCGGCTGGCGAACGAATACACGCCGAAATTGCGCACGCACGACCGGCAGGGTCGCCGCGCCGACGTGGTGGAGTTTCACCCCGCCTATCACCGCTTCATGGAAGAAAGCATCAAGGCGGGGGTTCATGCCTCGGTCTGGGAGGAGGACGGCACGCTGGTGCCGGGCGAGCATGTTGCGCGCTCCACGCGGCATTATCTCGCCAGCGAAGTCGAGCAGGGGCATCTCTGCCCGATCACGATGACCCATGCCGCTACCGGCGCGCTCGGCGCGGAGCCGAAGCTGCTTCGGGAATGGCTGCCGCGCATCCGCTCGCGCGAATACGATCCGCGCTTCCTGCCACCGGGCGAAAAGCGTGGCGTTACCTTCGGCATGGGCATGACCGAGAAACAGGGCGGCACGGATGTGCGCCAGAACACCACGCAGGCGATCTCCGACGGGGATTCCTATCGCATCGTCGGCCACAAATGGTTTTTCTCCGCGCCGATGTGCGACGCTTTCCTCGTACTCGCGCAGGCGAAAGGTGGGCTGACTTGTTTCCTCGTCCCGCGTCACAAGCCGGACGGCACGCCCAACGCGCTCCGCCTGATGCGGTTGAAAGAAAAACTCGGCAACCGCTCCAACGCTTCCAGCGAAGTCGAATTCGAGAGCGCCTATGCGCTGCGCTGCGGGCCGGAAGGCGACGGCGTGAAGACGATCATCGGCATGGTGCAACTCACGCGTCTCGATTGCGTGACCGGCTCGCTAGGCATCATGCAGGGCGCGTTGCGTTACGCCGTGCATCACACGCGCCATCGCACCGTCTTCCAGAAGAAGCTCATACAGCAGCCGCTGATGCGCAATGTGCTCGGCGATCTCGCGCTGGAGCGGGAAGGCGCGCTGGCGCTGGCGCTACGTCTCGCGTCCGCTTTTGACAAGTCGGCGCGCGATGCGAACGAAGCGGCCTATGCGCGCCTGATCACACCGGTCGCGAAGATGTGGGTGTGCAAGGCGACGCCCGGTTTCGTCTACGAGGCGATGGAGTGTCTTGGCGGGAACGGTTACGTCGAGGAGGCGCCGCTGGCGCGCTTCTATCGCGAGAGTCCGCTGAACGCGATCTGGGAAGGCTCCGGCAACGTCATGGCGCTGGACCTTCTGCGCGGCGTGGCGCGCGAGCCGGAAGCCGCGATGCGCGTGCTCGCCGGGCTGGCGGAGGCGGCGCACGGCTTGCCGCACGCGGCGCAGGCGGTTGCCGCCATCGAGGAGGGGCTGCGCAGCCCGGACCGCGAAGGCCTTGCACGGCGTACCGGCGAAACGCTGGCAATTCTCGCCGCCGCCGCTGCGCTGGCGCAATCCGCCCCGCAGAATATCGCGGAAGCCTTTGCCGAACGGCGGCTGGGCGGGCTGGCGATGCGCAGCTTCGGGAACGCTATGCCGGGCAAAAGCGTTGAGCACCTGCTGGAGAGGGTATTTAGCGAGGCAGCATAA
- a CDS encoding dihydroorotase, giving the protein MIARNENRPLLLANARVIDPSRDMDQRGDVLIADGVIREAGKNIRASGAPEGTEIIDVNGQVIAPGLVDMRAFIGEPGAEHRETLATASFAAAAGGVTTIICQPETDPPIDDPATVDFVQRRARDNAVVHIHPMAAITKALEGVEITEIGLLKAAGAVAFTEGAKSVMNAQVFRRALAYGRDFDALIVHHTEEKNLTGEGVMNAGEFATRLGLSGVPKAAETIMLERDLRLVELTGGRYHAASLTCAESLDVLRRAKDRGLPVTASASINHLALNENDVGSYRTFLKVSPPLRAEADRAALVAAAAEGLIDVIMSDHDPQDVEVKRLPFAEAAFGAIGLETMLPVGLRLVHDGSLQLPALLRAMSTRPAELLGLPGGTLRAGAPADLVVFDPDVPWVLDRDTLKSRCTNTAFDEARLQGRATRTIVAGRTVYEYV; this is encoded by the coding sequence ATGATCGCCCGCAACGAAAACCGCCCGCTCCTGCTCGCGAACGCGCGCGTCATCGATCCGTCGCGCGACATGGACCAGCGCGGCGACGTGCTGATCGCCGATGGCGTCATCCGCGAAGCCGGGAAGAACATCCGCGCTTCCGGTGCGCCGGAAGGCACCGAGATCATCGACGTGAACGGACAGGTGATCGCGCCGGGCCTTGTCGATATGCGCGCCTTCATCGGCGAACCGGGTGCGGAGCATCGCGAGACGCTGGCGACCGCAAGCTTCGCGGCAGCCGCGGGTGGCGTCACCACCATCATCTGCCAGCCGGAAACCGATCCGCCGATCGACGATCCCGCAACCGTCGATTTCGTGCAGCGCCGCGCGCGCGATAACGCGGTCGTCCACATCCATCCGATGGCTGCCATCACCAAGGCGCTCGAAGGCGTCGAGATCACGGAGATCGGCCTCCTGAAAGCGGCGGGTGCCGTCGCTTTCACCGAAGGCGCGAAAAGCGTGATGAACGCGCAGGTGTTCCGCCGCGCACTCGCCTATGGCCGCGACTTCGATGCGCTGATTGTCCATCACACCGAGGAAAAGAACCTCACCGGCGAAGGCGTGATGAACGCGGGCGAGTTCGCGACCCGCCTCGGCCTTTCCGGCGTGCCGAAAGCCGCCGAGACCATCATGCTCGAACGCGACCTCCGCCTCGTCGAACTGACCGGCGGGCGCTACCACGCAGCATCGCTGACCTGCGCGGAGTCGCTCGACGTGCTCCGCCGCGCGAAGGATCGCGGCCTGCCCGTCACCGCCTCCGCGTCGATCAATCACCTCGCACTGAACGAAAACGATGTCGGGTCGTACCGCACCTTCCTGAAAGTTAGTCCGCCGCTGCGCGCGGAAGCCGACCGCGCGGCGCTGGTAGCCGCAGCAGCGGAAGGCCTGATCGACGTCATCATGTCCGATCACGATCCGCAGGACGTGGAAGTAAAGCGTCTGCCCTTCGCCGAAGCCGCATTTGGCGCAATCGGACTGGAGACGATGCTCCCCGTCGGCCTTCGCCTCGTGCATGACGGCTCGCTGCAACTGCCGGCGCTGTTGCGTGCGATGTCCACGCGGCCCGCAGAATTGCTCGGCCTGCCCGGCGGCACCCTGCGCGCGGGCGCGCCCGCCGATCTCGTCGTATTCGATCCGGATGTGCCCTGGGTGCTCGACCGCGACACGCTGAAATCGCGCTGCACGAACACCGCCTTCGACGAGGCGAGATTGCAGGGCCGCGCCACCCGCACCATCGTTGCCGGGCGCACCGTCTACGAATACGTTTGA
- the topA gene encoding type I DNA topoisomerase, which yields MNVVIVESPAKAKTINKYLGPGFEVLASYGHVRDLPSKDGSVAPDDDFKMIWEVDGKAQKRLAEIANAVKGADRLILATDPDREGEAISWHVLEVLKEKRALKDQKVDRVVFNAITKAAVQEAMQHPREIDHSLVDAYLARRALDYLVGFTLSPVLWRKLPGARSAGRVQSVALRLVCDREREIEAFKPQEYWSVAATLATPRGDAFEARLVGADGKKIQRLDVGSEKEARDFEKALNAANFRVASIEAKPAKRNPYPPFTTSTLQQEASRKLGFAPSHTMRLAQRLYEGIELDGETTGLITYMRTDGIDLAPEAIAQARDVISSDYGKKYLPDSPRIYKNKSKNAQEAHEAIRPTDLRRHPKEIARKVDADQSKLYELIWTRTLACQMESAELERTTVEIDANVSGGPYKLVNLRATGTVVKFDGFLTLYNESRDDDFEDEDARRLPAMSEGEALTKSELKIEQHFTEPPPRFSEASLVKRMEELGIGRPSTYASILQVLRDRGYTRLDKKRIIPEDKGRIVVAFLESYFPRYVEYDFTADLEGKLDEIANHELDWKKVLRDFWTGFTGAVAETKDLRIKEVIDVLDALLNEHNFPPKADGSDPRLCPQCGTGRLGLKVGKFGAFIGCSNYPDCRFTRALTAPGEGELAATKDLGEDPATGKMVTVRSGRFGPYIQLGEAEDTGEKTKGGKPVLTKPKRASIPKNFDPHELDFDTALGLLQLPREVGKHPESGEPIVAGIGRFGPYVKHQDTYASLESGDEVLTIGLNRAVTLIAEKLARGPGRGRRKPQGRPLGDHPTLGGPVTQHEGKYGPYVSHNKVNATIPAATDPATITLEEAVALIDARAGKGASKKAAKPKKEKKAKEPNGSGEEAAAKPKKKAAAKKKAAPKKKKTPDAETAKTEE from the coding sequence ATGAACGTCGTCATTGTGGAGTCGCCTGCCAAGGCGAAGACGATCAACAAGTACCTCGGACCCGGCTTCGAGGTGCTCGCGTCCTATGGCCATGTCCGCGACCTCCCGTCGAAAGACGGCTCGGTAGCCCCGGACGACGACTTCAAGATGATCTGGGAAGTGGATGGCAAGGCACAGAAGCGCCTGGCGGAGATCGCCAATGCCGTGAAAGGCGCGGACCGCCTCATCCTCGCCACCGACCCCGATCGCGAAGGTGAAGCAATCTCCTGGCACGTCCTCGAAGTGCTCAAAGAGAAGCGCGCCCTCAAGGATCAGAAAGTCGATCGCGTGGTGTTCAACGCGATCACCAAGGCCGCCGTGCAGGAGGCCATGCAGCATCCGCGCGAGATCGACCACTCGCTGGTGGATGCCTACCTCGCGCGCCGCGCACTCGACTATCTCGTCGGCTTTACCCTCTCACCCGTTTTGTGGCGCAAGCTGCCGGGCGCGCGTTCGGCCGGCCGCGTGCAGTCAGTTGCGCTCCGCCTCGTCTGCGACCGCGAACGCGAGATCGAAGCCTTCAAGCCGCAGGAATACTGGTCGGTCGCGGCAACGCTGGCGACGCCGCGCGGCGATGCTTTTGAAGCACGCCTCGTCGGCGCGGACGGCAAGAAGATCCAGCGCCTCGATGTCGGCAGCGAGAAAGAAGCGCGCGACTTCGAGAAGGCGCTGAACGCGGCGAACTTCAGGGTCGCTTCCATCGAAGCCAAGCCCGCGAAGCGCAATCCCTATCCGCCGTTCACCACTTCAACGCTGCAGCAAGAAGCAAGCCGTAAGCTCGGCTTCGCGCCCTCGCACACCATGCGCCTCGCGCAACGTCTCTACGAAGGCATCGAACTCGACGGCGAGACCACCGGCCTCATCACCTATATGCGCACCGACGGCATCGACCTCGCGCCGGAAGCGATCGCGCAGGCGCGCGATGTCATCTCCAGCGACTACGGCAAGAAGTACCTTCCCGATAGTCCGCGCATCTACAAGAACAAGTCCAAGAACGCGCAGGAAGCGCACGAAGCGATCCGTCCCACCGATCTGCGCCGCCATCCAAAGGAAATCGCCCGCAAGGTCGATGCCGATCAGTCGAAACTCTATGAACTGATCTGGACGCGGACGCTGGCCTGCCAGATGGAATCCGCCGAGTTGGAGCGCACCACCGTCGAGATCGACGCGAATGTGAGCGGCGGACCGTACAAACTCGTCAACCTGCGCGCGACAGGTACGGTCGTGAAGTTCGACGGCTTCCTCACGCTCTACAACGAGAGCCGCGACGACGACTTCGAGGACGAAGACGCCCGCCGCCTGCCCGCGATGAGCGAAGGCGAAGCGCTCACGAAGAGCGAACTGAAGATCGAGCAGCACTTCACCGAGCCGCCGCCGCGCTTCTCGGAAGCGTCGCTCGTCAAGCGCATGGAAGAACTCGGCATCGGCCGTCCTTCCACCTATGCTTCCATTCTTCAGGTATTGCGCGACCGCGGCTACACGCGCCTCGACAAGAAACGCATCATTCCCGAAGACAAGGGCCGCATCGTCGTGGCCTTCCTCGAATCCTATTTTCCGCGCTACGTGGAATACGATTTCACCGCCGACCTCGAAGGCAAGCTCGACGAGATCGCGAACCACGAACTCGACTGGAAGAAAGTCCTGCGCGATTTCTGGACCGGCTTCACCGGCGCGGTCGCGGAGACGAAAGACCTGCGCATCAAGGAAGTCATCGACGTTCTCGATGCGCTGCTCAACGAACACAACTTCCCGCCGAAAGCCGACGGCTCCGATCCGCGCCTGTGCCCGCAATGCGGCACTGGCCGCCTCGGCCTCAAGGTCGGCAAGTTCGGCGCGTTTATTGGTTGCTCGAACTATCCCGATTGCCGTTTCACCCGCGCCCTTACCGCGCCGGGCGAAGGCGAACTGGCGGCCACGAAAGACCTCGGCGAAGACCCTGCGACCGGCAAAATGGTGACGGTGCGCTCCGGCCGTTTCGGTCCCTACATCCAGCTCGGCGAAGCCGAAGACACCGGCGAGAAGACCAAGGGCGGCAAGCCCGTTCTCACCAAGCCGAAGCGCGCGAGCATTCCGAAGAACTTCGATCCGCACGAACTCGATTTCGATACCGCGCTTGGCCTGCTCCAACTGCCCCGCGAAGTCGGCAAGCATCCGGAGTCGGGCGAGCCGATCGTCGCCGGCATCGGCCGCTTCGGTCCCTACGTGAAACATCAGGACACCTACGCCAGCCTTGAATCCGGCGACGAAGTGCTGACCATCGGCCTCAACCGCGCGGTGACGCTGATCGCGGAGAAGCTGGCGCGCGGTCCCGGCCGCGGGCGTCGCAAGCCGCAAGGCCGTCCCCTCGGCGACCACCCGACGCTCGGCGGGCCGGTCACGCAGCACGAAGGCAAATACGGCCCTTACGTCTCGCATAACAAGGTCAATGCGACCATTCCTGCCGCGACCGATCCGGCCACCATCACGCTGGAAGAAGCCGTCGCGCTGATCGACGCGCGTGCCGGCAAAGGCGCGAGCAAGAAAGCGGCGAAGCCGAAAAAAGAAAAGAAGGCGAAAGAGCCGAACGGCTCCGGCGAGGAAGCCGCCGCGAAACCGAAAAAGAAAGCCGCGGCAAAGAAGAAAGCCGCTCCGAAGAAAAAGAAAACCCCCGACGCCGAAACCGCGAAGACGGAAGAGTAG
- a CDS encoding aspartate carbamoyltransferase catalytic subunit translates to MTSRSLSSFALAQRHLLGIEGLSASDITGLLDLAEEFVDLNRQVQKRRTTLSGRTQINLFFEASTRTQSSFELAGKRLGADVMNMSIASSSIRKGETLLDTALTLNAMHPDMIVVRHAASGAVELLSQKVECSVINAGDGAHEHPTQALLDALTIRRNKGNIERLTVAICGDIAHSRVARSNIILLNTMGARVRVVAPSTLLPAGIERMGVEVHRDMREGLRDADIVMMLRLQRERMTGSLIPSSREYFHYYGLDPAKLKFAKPDALVMHPGPMNRGVEIESSVADGAQSLIREQVEMGVAVRMAVLEALARNLPNA, encoded by the coding sequence ATGACATCTCGCAGCCTTTCCAGTTTTGCGCTCGCGCAACGGCATTTGCTGGGTATCGAAGGGCTTTCCGCTTCCGACATCACCGGCCTGCTCGATCTCGCCGAGGAATTCGTCGATCTGAACCGTCAGGTCCAGAAACGGCGCACCACGCTGAGCGGCCGCACGCAGATCAACCTGTTCTTCGAGGCCTCCACCCGCACCCAAAGCTCGTTCGAACTGGCCGGGAAGCGCCTCGGCGCGGACGTCATGAATATGTCGATCGCCTCGTCTTCCATCCGCAAGGGCGAGACGCTGCTCGATACCGCGCTGACGCTGAACGCCATGCACCCGGACATGATCGTGGTGCGCCACGCCGCTTCCGGCGCGGTCGAACTGCTGTCGCAGAAGGTGGAATGTTCCGTCATCAACGCAGGCGACGGCGCGCATGAGCATCCGACCCAGGCGCTGCTCGACGCCCTCACCATCCGCCGCAACAAGGGCAACATCGAACGCCTGACCGTCGCGATCTGCGGCGACATCGCCCACTCGCGCGTCGCGCGCTCGAACATCATTCTCCTGAACACGATGGGCGCACGGGTGCGCGTAGTCGCACCCTCCACCCTCCTGCCCGCGGGCATCGAACGCATGGGCGTCGAGGTTCACCGCGACATGCGCGAAGGGCTGCGCGACGCCGACATCGTGATGATGCTGCGGCTCCAGCGCGAGCGCATGACCGGCTCGCTGATTCCCTCGTCGCGCGAATATTTCCACTACTACGGCCTCGATCCGGCGAAGTTGAAATTCGCCAAGCCCGACGCACTCGTCATGCATCCCGGCCCGATGAATCGCGGCGTCGAGATCGAAAGCTCGGTCGCCGACGGCGCGCAGTCGCTAATCCGCGAACAGGTCGAGATGGGTGTGGCGGTGCGCATGGCCGTGCTGGAAGCCCTGGCCAGAAATCTTCCGAACGCATGA
- the dprA gene encoding DNA-processing protein DprA: MKSGDVFRLTEDQRIDWLRLIRTDNVGPRTFKALINQFGGAGPAVRMLPELSRRGGRARINVPSRDEAEAELATAAKLGVAYIAWGEPDYPKLLREIDDPPPLLAVRGETLKLNKPAIAIVGARNASAAGMRYAAQLARDFADAGFIVVSGLARGIDVAAHRASLQQGTIAVLAGGHARPYPPEHGELLTAIVESGVAVSEMPHAWEPRARDFPRRNRLISGLANAVVIVEAAERSGSLITARFAGEQGRDVFAVPGSPSDPRAGGTNRLIKEGASIVTSAADVIEAIGPTLPHRPLPAREPETVSPSRAELPPEAVRDRVAGLLSPTPVALDELIRQSQADASAVQIALLELELAGKVARHGGGLVSLA, translated from the coding sequence ATGAAAAGCGGCGACGTTTTTCGTCTCACGGAAGACCAGCGGATCGACTGGCTGCGCCTGATCCGCACGGACAACGTCGGCCCGCGCACCTTCAAAGCACTCATCAACCAGTTCGGCGGCGCAGGTCCCGCGGTGCGGATGCTGCCCGAACTCTCCCGCCGGGGCGGACGCGCACGCATCAACGTTCCGTCGCGCGATGAAGCCGAAGCCGAATTGGCTACGGCCGCCAAGCTCGGCGTCGCCTACATCGCATGGGGCGAGCCGGATTATCCGAAGCTGCTACGCGAGATCGACGATCCTCCGCCCTTGCTCGCGGTTCGCGGTGAAACGCTCAAGCTGAACAAGCCCGCCATCGCTATTGTTGGCGCGCGCAATGCTTCCGCCGCCGGAATGCGTTACGCCGCACAGCTTGCGCGCGATTTCGCCGATGCGGGCTTCATCGTGGTGTCTGGACTGGCGCGCGGCATCGACGTAGCGGCGCACCGCGCATCGTTGCAGCAGGGCACGATAGCCGTGCTCGCTGGCGGTCATGCGCGCCCCTATCCGCCGGAACACGGCGAACTGCTGACCGCAATCGTGGAGTCAGGCGTGGCCGTCAGCGAAATGCCGCATGCGTGGGAACCGCGTGCGCGCGATTTTCCGCGGCGAAATCGCCTGATCTCGGGACTCGCGAACGCAGTGGTGATTGTCGAGGCGGCAGAACGCTCCGGTTCGCTGATCACCGCGCGCTTTGCGGGCGAACAGGGCCGCGATGTGTTCGCCGTTCCCGGCTCGCCGTCAGATCCACGCGCGGGCGGCACCAACCGCTTGATCAAGGAAGGCGCTTCCATCGTGACGTCCGCAGCCGATGTGATCGAGGCGATCGGCCCGACGCTCCCGCACAGACCGCTTCCCGCGCGCGAGCCGGAAACTGTTTCTCCCTCTCGCGCCGAGCTTCCCCCCGAAGCGGTGCGCGATCGTGTTGCCGGCCTGCTAAGCCCGACGCCGGTCGCGCTGGACGAACTGATCCGCCAATCGCAGGCAGATGCAAGCGCGGTGCAGATCGCGCTCCTTGAACTGGAACTGGCGGGTAAGGTCGCCCGCCACGGCGGCGGGTTGGTTTCGCTGGCCTAA